Proteins from one Mesorhizobium sp. M9A.F.Ca.ET.002.03.1.2 genomic window:
- a CDS encoding thioredoxin domain-containing protein encodes MTLPAQNLLAEEASPYLQQHSGNPVHWRAWSPASLAEARALERPILLSVGYAACHWCHVMAHESFENNDVAAVMNRLFVNIKVDREERPDIDQIYMAALSSMGEQGGWPLTMFLTPDGKPFWGGTYFPREARYGRPGFVQVLEAVDKAWREKKESVNQSADGLTTHVEARLASAHPKAVLDRETLATLANGIDGMIDRELGGLRGAPKFPNAPFMHTLWLSWLRDGTTVHRDAVLLSLEKMLAGGIYDHIGGGLSRYSTDAEWLVPHFEKMLYDNAQLIRLCNWAYAASGNNLFRVRIEETVRWLLREMRVDGGAFAASLDADSEGEEGLFYTWGRDEIETALGYESSLFFKHFTLSSPHGWEGKPIIHQTDEQQTQSVVDRDRLIPLKEKLLAARDQRVGPGRDGKVLTDWNGLVIAALAEAGRALKRIDWIEAAEQAFAATASAGRDGRLPHSMLGAKKLFPALSSDYAAMTNAAISLFEATGTSNYADLAGQFIAQLDQWHRDDDNTGYYLTASDSTDVPIRIRGDVDEAVPSATGQIIEALVRLSSLTGDLDLQEKAWRAAEHAAGRAAHQAYGQAGIVNACALAIEPLKLVIVDSSENPQLVPVANRNPDPRRVEIVVPVGAEANRPTLPGGILPPTDKPGAWLCTGQACLPVITNPEDLERLLRRR; translated from the coding sequence GTGACATTGCCCGCACAAAATCTGCTTGCCGAAGAGGCCAGCCCCTATCTGCAACAGCATAGCGGCAACCCTGTGCACTGGCGGGCGTGGTCCCCGGCTTCGCTCGCCGAAGCAAGGGCGCTGGAGCGGCCAATCCTGCTCTCGGTCGGCTACGCCGCCTGCCACTGGTGCCACGTCATGGCGCATGAGAGCTTCGAGAACAACGACGTCGCCGCCGTCATGAACCGTCTCTTCGTCAATATCAAGGTGGATCGCGAAGAGCGACCGGACATCGACCAGATATACATGGCGGCGCTGTCCTCAATGGGAGAGCAGGGCGGGTGGCCACTGACCATGTTCCTGACGCCAGACGGAAAGCCCTTCTGGGGTGGTACCTATTTTCCGCGTGAGGCCCGTTATGGTCGCCCAGGCTTCGTCCAGGTGCTGGAGGCGGTTGACAAGGCGTGGCGCGAGAAGAAAGAAAGCGTTAACCAAAGCGCTGACGGCCTGACCACACATGTCGAGGCGCGGCTGGCGAGCGCTCATCCCAAGGCGGTACTCGACCGCGAGACGCTCGCGACACTCGCCAACGGCATCGACGGCATGATCGACAGGGAATTGGGCGGCCTGCGCGGCGCGCCCAAATTCCCCAACGCGCCCTTCATGCACACGCTCTGGCTGTCCTGGCTGCGCGACGGGACCACAGTCCATCGCGACGCCGTCCTGCTCAGCCTCGAAAAGATGCTGGCGGGCGGGATCTACGACCATATCGGCGGCGGGCTTAGTCGCTATTCGACCGACGCCGAATGGCTGGTGCCGCATTTCGAAAAAATGCTCTACGACAACGCGCAGCTCATTCGGCTGTGCAATTGGGCCTATGCGGCGAGCGGCAACAATTTGTTCCGGGTGCGAATCGAAGAGACTGTTCGTTGGCTTCTGCGCGAGATGCGCGTCGATGGCGGTGCGTTCGCCGCCAGCCTCGACGCCGACAGCGAGGGCGAGGAGGGGCTGTTCTACACCTGGGGCAGGGATGAAATAGAAACCGCTCTCGGCTACGAATCATCCTTGTTTTTCAAACACTTCACGCTCTCCAGCCCGCATGGCTGGGAGGGCAAACCGATCATCCACCAAACCGACGAGCAGCAAACGCAAAGCGTAGTGGATCGTGACCGGCTCATCCCGCTCAAGGAAAAATTGCTGGCAGCCAGGGACCAACGCGTCGGACCGGGGCGTGACGGCAAAGTCCTGACCGATTGGAATGGCTTGGTGATCGCGGCCCTCGCCGAGGCCGGGCGCGCCCTGAAACGGATCGACTGGATCGAGGCGGCCGAACAGGCCTTTGCTGCCACTGCTAGCGCCGGCCGGGACGGCCGCTTGCCGCATTCGATGCTTGGCGCAAAAAAGCTTTTCCCGGCGCTGTCGAGCGACTACGCCGCCATGACCAACGCTGCGATCTCGTTGTTCGAAGCGACGGGCACATCGAACTACGCCGATCTGGCCGGCCAATTCATCGCGCAGCTCGACCAATGGCATCGCGACGACGACAACACAGGTTACTATCTGACCGCGTCGGACAGCACGGATGTGCCGATCCGCATAAGAGGTGATGTCGACGAAGCCGTTCCTTCAGCCACCGGCCAGATCATCGAGGCCCTGGTCCGGCTGTCTTCCCTTACCGGCGATCTTGATCTGCAGGAAAAGGCCTGGAGGGCCGCTGAACATGCGGCCGGTCGTGCGGCGCATCAGGCCTACGGCCAGGCGGGCATCGTCAACGCCTGTGCCCTGGCGATCGAGCCGTTGAAACTGGTCATCGTGGACAGTTCGGAGAATCCACAGCTCGTTCCGGTCGCGAATCGAAATCCGGACCCGCGCCGGGTCGAAATCGTCGTGCCGGTCGGCGCGGAAGCGAATCGACCGACGCTACCTGGCGGTATCCTGCCGCCAACCGACAAGCCGGGTGCCTGGCTCTGCACCGGGCAGGCCTGCCTGCCGGTGATCACTAATCCCGAGGATCTGGAGCGCCTCTTGCGCCGGCGGTAG
- the rho gene encoding transcription termination factor Rho: MQEMKLTEFKNKKPPELIAYAESLEVENASVMRKQELMFAILKKLATQDIEIIGDGVVEVLQDGFGFLRSANANYLPGPDDIYISPSQIRRFSLKTGDTVEGPIRSPKEGERYFALLKVNTINFDDPEKIRHKIHFDNLTPLYPTSRLRMEIDNPTSKDISARVIDLVAPIGKGQRALINAQPRTGKTVLMQNIAHSITANHPECYLIVLLIDERPEEVTDMQRSVKGEVISSTFDEPAVRHVQVAEMVIEKAKRLVEHGRDVVILLDSITRLGRAYNTVVPSSGKVLTGGVDANALQRPKRFFGAARNIEEGGSLTIIATALIDTGSRMDEVIFEEFKGTGNCEIQLDRKVADKRIYPAMDILKSGTRKEDLLVPRADLQKIFVLRRILAPMGTTDAIEFLIDKLKQTKTNADFFDSMNT, encoded by the coding sequence ATGCAAGAAATGAAACTCACAGAGTTCAAGAACAAGAAACCACCAGAGCTGATCGCCTATGCCGAATCGCTCGAGGTCGAGAACGCCAGCGTCATGCGCAAGCAAGAACTGATGTTCGCGATCCTGAAGAAGCTGGCGACGCAGGATATCGAGATCATCGGCGACGGCGTCGTCGAAGTGCTGCAGGACGGCTTCGGTTTCCTGCGCTCAGCCAATGCCAATTATCTGCCGGGTCCCGACGATATCTATATTTCGCCATCGCAGATCCGTCGGTTCTCGCTGAAGACCGGCGATACCGTCGAAGGTCCGATCCGCAGCCCGAAGGAAGGCGAGCGCTATTTCGCCCTGCTCAAGGTCAACACGATCAATTTCGACGACCCGGAAAAGATCCGCCACAAGATCCATTTCGACAATCTGACGCCGCTTTATCCGACCTCGCGGCTCAGGATGGAGATCGACAATCCGACCAGCAAGGACATCTCGGCGCGCGTCATCGATCTGGTGGCGCCGATCGGCAAGGGCCAGCGCGCGTTGATCAACGCGCAGCCGCGTACCGGCAAGACGGTGCTGATGCAGAACATCGCGCACTCGATAACGGCCAACCATCCGGAATGCTACCTCATCGTGCTTCTGATCGACGAGCGACCGGAAGAAGTAACCGACATGCAGCGCTCGGTGAAAGGCGAGGTGATTTCCTCGACCTTCGACGAGCCGGCGGTGCGCCACGTCCAGGTCGCCGAAATGGTGATCGAGAAGGCCAAACGCCTGGTCGAACATGGCCGCGACGTCGTTATCCTGCTCGATTCGATCACTCGCCTTGGCCGCGCCTACAACACCGTGGTGCCGTCCTCCGGCAAGGTGCTGACCGGCGGTGTCGACGCCAACGCGCTGCAGCGGCCGAAGCGCTTCTTCGGCGCCGCCCGCAACATCGAAGAAGGCGGCTCGCTGACCATCATCGCCACCGCGCTGATCGATACCGGCAGCCGCATGGATGAAGTCATCTTCGAAGAGTTCAAGGGCACTGGTAACTGCGAAATCCAGCTCGACCGCAAGGTGGCCGATAAGCGCATCTATCCGGCCATGGACATTTTGAAATCCGGTACCCGTAAGGAAGACCTGCTGGTTCCGCGCGCCGACCTGCAGAAGATCTTCGTGCTGCGCCGCATTCTGGCGCCGATGGGAACGACCGATGCGATCGAGTTCCTGATTGATAAGCTCAAGCAGACCAAGACCAACGCGGACTTCTTCGATTCGATGAATACGTAG
- the hemJ gene encoding protoporphyrinogen oxidase HemJ has translation MTMMGGTNSGGEAMRRAAITIAVFLVLAGLLFLFGPDDFYPWAKAIHVIAVISWMAGMLYLPRLLVYHVEAEKGSVQSETFKVMERRLLRGIINPAMTVTWVFGLWLAWKGFGFQGGWLHAKIAAVLGLSAVHGYLAGAVRKFAEDRNEKPARHWRIVNEIPTLLMIVIVVLVIVKPF, from the coding sequence ATGACGATGATGGGCGGCACCAATAGCGGTGGGGAGGCGATGCGTCGCGCGGCAATTACGATTGCCGTTTTCCTCGTGCTTGCCGGGCTTTTGTTCCTCTTCGGGCCGGATGATTTCTATCCCTGGGCGAAAGCGATCCATGTCATCGCCGTCATCTCCTGGATGGCCGGCATGCTCTATCTGCCGCGATTACTGGTCTATCATGTCGAAGCGGAAAAAGGTTCCGTCCAGTCGGAAACCTTCAAGGTGATGGAGCGGCGCCTGCTGCGCGGCATAATCAATCCGGCCATGACCGTCACCTGGGTATTCGGCCTTTGGCTTGCCTGGAAAGGCTTTGGTTTTCAGGGCGGTTGGCTGCATGCCAAGATCGCCGCGGTGCTTGGGCTTTCCGCCGTTCATGGCTACCTGGCAGGCGCGGTGCGCAAATTCGCCGAGGACCGCAATGAAAAACCGGCGAGGCACTGGCGGATCGTCAACGAGATCCCCACATTGCTGATGATCGTCATCGTCGTTCTGGTCATCGTGAAGCCGTTTTAA
- the hemE gene encoding uroporphyrinogen decarboxylase, protein MPENRIMLDVLKGKTVSPPPLWMMRQAGRYLPEYRETRRRAGSFLDLCYDPDLAVEVSLQPIERFGFDASILFSDILVVPHALGRDVRFEEGRGPLLTPISATEIAALDGETFHVNLEPVYETVRRLRTKLPDETTLIGFCGAPWTVATYMIAGHGTPDQAPARLFAYREPVAFSQLLKVLADHSAAYLIRQIEAGADVVQIFDSWSGVLDEVSFEAFCVRPVAEIVRQVRAVHPNVPIIGFPKGAGGHYRSYRQKTGVTGLGLDWTVPLTTARELQRNGAVQGNLDPLRLVAGGKALADGVEAILGALSGGPLIFNLGHGITPETPIAHVEAMMKMVRGAS, encoded by the coding sequence ATGCCTGAAAACCGCATCATGCTGGACGTGCTGAAAGGCAAGACGGTATCTCCCCCGCCGCTCTGGATGATGCGGCAAGCCGGTCGCTATCTGCCGGAATATCGGGAGACACGCAGGCGGGCCGGATCGTTCCTCGATCTTTGCTACGATCCCGATCTTGCCGTGGAAGTGTCGCTGCAACCGATCGAGCGCTTCGGCTTCGATGCATCGATCCTGTTTTCCGATATCCTTGTCGTGCCGCATGCGCTGGGCCGCGACGTGCGCTTCGAGGAAGGACGTGGGCCGTTGTTGACGCCGATCTCGGCCACGGAAATCGCGGCTCTGGATGGTGAAACGTTTCACGTGAATCTCGAACCGGTCTACGAGACGGTTAGGCGATTGCGCACAAAACTGCCCGATGAAACGACGCTGATCGGCTTCTGCGGCGCGCCTTGGACGGTGGCGACCTACATGATCGCTGGCCACGGTACGCCCGACCAGGCGCCGGCGCGACTGTTCGCCTATCGCGAGCCGGTAGCTTTTTCGCAGCTGCTGAAGGTGCTCGCCGATCATTCGGCGGCTTATCTCATCCGCCAGATCGAAGCCGGCGCCGATGTGGTGCAGATATTTGACTCGTGGTCCGGCGTTCTCGATGAAGTTTCCTTCGAGGCCTTTTGCGTCAGGCCGGTGGCGGAGATCGTCAGGCAGGTTCGGGCCGTGCACCCCAACGTTCCGATCATTGGCTTTCCCAAAGGTGCCGGTGGCCACTACCGGAGTTACCGCCAGAAGACCGGCGTGACGGGGCTGGGCCTCGACTGGACCGTGCCGTTGACGACAGCGCGGGAGCTGCAGCGCAATGGTGCCGTGCAGGGCAATCTCGATCCGTTGCGGCTGGTGGCCGGCGGCAAGGCGCTTGCCGACGGCGTCGAGGCGATCCTCGGGGCGTTAAGCGGTGGGCCGCTGATCTTCAATCTAGGCCATGGCATCACGCCTGAGACGCCCATCGCGCATGTCGAGGCCATGATGAAAATGGTGCGGGGCGCGTCATGA
- a CDS encoding pyruvate, water dikinase regulatory protein, which yields MNKPQSFFHLHLISDATGETLLAAGRAASAQYKDARAIEHIYPLIRTEKQVTKVFEDIEEEPGIILYTVVDQNLARGIDERCAAMGLPCVSVLEPVLAVFQSYLGTPAGRRVGAQHVLDAEYFRRIDALNFTMEHDDGQLPANMDDADIVLIGISRTSKTPTSIYLANRGIKTANIPIVLGVPVPESLVNARTPLIVGLIATAERISQVRQNRILGNTSAYEPTDYVDRAAITEELAYARQICTRHGWPMIDVSRRSIEETAAAIVALRGKTR from the coding sequence GTGAACAAACCCCAGAGCTTCTTTCACCTTCACCTGATTTCCGATGCCACCGGTGAAACGCTGCTGGCGGCCGGCCGCGCGGCTTCCGCGCAATACAAGGATGCGCGCGCCATCGAGCATATCTATCCGCTCATCCGCACCGAAAAGCAGGTGACGAAAGTGTTCGAGGACATCGAGGAGGAGCCGGGCATCATCCTTTATACGGTCGTAGATCAGAACCTTGCCCGCGGCATCGACGAACGCTGCGCGGCCATGGGCCTGCCTTGCGTTTCCGTGCTGGAACCGGTGCTGGCTGTGTTCCAGTCCTATCTCGGCACGCCGGCCGGTCGCCGCGTCGGCGCCCAGCATGTCCTCGATGCCGAATATTTTCGTCGCATTGACGCGCTCAACTTCACTATGGAGCATGATGACGGCCAACTGCCGGCCAATATGGATGACGCCGACATCGTGCTCATCGGCATCTCGCGCACCTCGAAGACGCCGACCAGCATCTATCTCGCCAATCGCGGCATCAAGACAGCCAACATCCCGATCGTGCTCGGCGTGCCGGTGCCGGAAAGCCTGGTCAATGCCAGGACGCCGCTGATCGTCGGGCTGATCGCCACCGCCGAGCGCATCTCGCAGGTCCGCCAGAACCGCATCCTCGGTAACACCAGCGCCTATGAACCGACCGACTATGTTGATCGCGCCGCGATCACCGAGGAACTCGCCTATGCCCGCCAGATCTGCACCCGGCATGGCTGGCCGATGATCGACGTCAGCCGCCGCTCGATCGAAGAGACGGCGGCGGCGATCGTTGCCCTGCGCGGCAAGACACGCTAG
- a CDS encoding Maf-like protein has translation MTEKIILASGSPFRKAMLVNAGVAIEAVPAEVNERALEAPLKDSGVSPEDVALVLAEAKATEVSERKPGALVLGCDQTLSLGDEVFHKPADMEGARRHLLALSGKTHQLNSAVVLARDGAVLWRHVNVASLTMRKLDPAFIGRHLARVGAKALSSVGAYQIEGEGIQLFEKIEGDYFTIVGLPLLPVLAKLRDLGAIDG, from the coding sequence ATGACCGAAAAAATCATCCTTGCTTCGGGAAGTCCGTTCCGCAAGGCGATGCTCGTCAATGCCGGCGTTGCCATCGAGGCGGTCCCGGCGGAAGTCAATGAGCGCGCGCTTGAGGCGCCACTAAAAGACAGCGGTGTTTCGCCGGAGGATGTCGCCCTGGTGCTTGCCGAGGCCAAGGCCACCGAGGTCAGCGAGCGAAAGCCCGGCGCCCTGGTGCTCGGCTGCGACCAGACGCTGTCGCTCGGCGACGAAGTGTTTCACAAACCGGCCGACATGGAAGGCGCGCGCCGCCATCTGCTGGCGCTGTCTGGCAAGACCCATCAGCTCAACAGTGCCGTGGTGCTCGCCCGCGACGGCGCTGTTCTGTGGCGGCATGTCAACGTCGCCAGCCTGACCATGCGAAAGCTGGATCCGGCCTTCATCGGCCGCCATCTGGCGCGCGTCGGCGCCAAGGCGCTATCCAGCGTCGGCGCCTATCAGATCGAGGGCGAGGGCATCCAGCTGTTCGAAAAGATCGAGGGCGACTATTTCACCATCGTCGGACTGCCGCTTCTGCCCGTCCTGGCCAAGCTGCGCGACCTCGGAGCCATCGATGGCTGA
- a CDS encoding shikimate dehydrogenase, whose protein sequence is MAETAKKAFVAGHPVAHSRSPNIHGYWLATYGIDGSYRAIDVAPDDFADFVRTLEANGYRGGNVTIPHKEAAFALAARRDDAAEQIGAVNTLWFEGGDLWGGNTDAHGFAANLDEHAPGWAANGPAVVLGAGGASRAVIHALIERGVGDIRIVNRTLARAVELRDRFGAGISAHGTAATGELLADAGLLVNTTALGMHGNEGLSADPARLPDHAIVTDIVYVPLETPLLAAAKARGLKTVDGLGMLLHQAVPGFERWFGIRPQVTAELRRMIVADLGAQGMTKE, encoded by the coding sequence ATGGCTGAGACCGCGAAAAAGGCCTTCGTCGCCGGCCACCCGGTCGCCCATTCGCGGTCGCCGAATATCCATGGCTACTGGCTGGCGACATACGGCATCGACGGTAGCTACCGGGCTATCGACGTTGCGCCGGACGATTTTGCCGATTTCGTTAGGACGCTCGAGGCGAACGGCTACCGTGGCGGCAACGTCACCATCCCACACAAGGAGGCCGCCTTCGCGTTGGCGGCGCGCCGTGACGATGCTGCCGAGCAAATCGGCGCGGTCAACACGCTGTGGTTCGAAGGCGGCGATTTGTGGGGCGGCAACACCGACGCTCATGGCTTTGCCGCCAATCTCGACGAGCATGCGCCGGGCTGGGCCGCAAACGGCCCGGCCGTGGTGCTCGGCGCCGGCGGCGCCTCCCGCGCGGTCATCCATGCGCTGATTGAGCGCGGGGTTGGCGACATCCGCATCGTCAACCGGACGCTCGCTCGCGCCGTGGAGCTGCGCGACCGCTTCGGCGCCGGGATCTCGGCCCACGGCACGGCCGCGACCGGCGAATTGCTTGCCGATGCCGGCCTGCTGGTCAACACCACGGCGCTCGGCATGCATGGCAATGAGGGCCTGTCCGCCGATCCGGCCAGGCTGCCGGACCATGCCATCGTCACCGACATTGTTTATGTACCGCTGGAAACGCCGTTGCTGGCCGCAGCCAAAGCGCGGGGCCTGAAGACAGTCGACGGGCTCGGCATGCTGCTGCACCAGGCGGTGCCCGGCTTCGAGCGCTGGTTCGGCATCAGGCCGCAGGTCACCGCCGAATTGCGGCGGATGATCGTCGCCGATCTCGGTGCCCAAGGAATGACCAAGGAATGA
- the coaE gene encoding dephospho-CoA kinase (Dephospho-CoA kinase (CoaE) performs the final step in coenzyme A biosynthesis.), producing MIVLGLTGSIGMGKSTTAKMFAEAGVPVHDSDETVHRLYAGKAAPLVEAAFPGTTLSGAVDRKKLAERVLGDAAALKRLEAIIHPLVRADADAFLARKRAAGAPLVVLDIPLLFETGGRGRVDKVVVVTASAEIQRARVLARQGMTEKKLASILARQVPDAKKREAADFVIDTGQGFEAARAAVDAIVAELVGDKAGGPA from the coding sequence ATGATCGTGCTCGGCCTCACCGGATCGATCGGCATGGGCAAGTCGACCACGGCAAAGATGTTTGCCGAGGCCGGCGTGCCCGTCCACGATTCAGACGAGACGGTGCACCGCCTCTACGCCGGCAAGGCGGCTCCGCTGGTGGAAGCGGCTTTTCCCGGAACCACCCTTTCCGGGGCGGTCGACCGCAAAAAGCTGGCCGAGCGGGTGCTCGGCGATGCCGCCGCGCTGAAAAGGCTGGAAGCCATCATCCACCCGCTCGTCCGTGCCGACGCCGATGCCTTCCTGGCGAGGAAGCGTGCCGCCGGCGCACCGCTTGTCGTTCTCGACATCCCGCTGCTGTTCGAAACCGGCGGCCGCGGCCGCGTCGACAAGGTCGTGGTCGTCACAGCCTCGGCCGAAATCCAGCGCGCCCGCGTGCTGGCGCGGCAGGGTATGACGGAAAAGAAGCTGGCGTCGATCCTGGCCAGGCAGGTTCCCGACGCCAAAAAGCGCGAGGCCGCCGATTTCGTCATCGACACCGGACAAGGTTTTGAAGCCGCCCGCGCGGCGGTCGATGCGATCGTCGCCGAACTGGTCGGGGATAAAGCAGGCGGGCCTGCTTAA
- the dnaQ gene encoding DNA polymerase III subunit epsilon, producing MREIIFDTETTGLDSREDRVIELGCIELVNRFPTGRTFHHYINPQGRPIHAEAQAVHGISAADLAGKPTFSDIAEEFLAFIDGAKLVAHNATFDIGFLNVEFSRLGHPIVDPGRVVDTLALARRRHPMGPNSLDALCRRYGIDNARRTKHGALLDSELLAEVYIELIGGKQAALVLDSATAPAAGRRNVDDIDIIIGIRPIALSTRLTDADRIAHASMVGTLGEKALWLRVAPEASSVAQ from the coding sequence ATGCGCGAGATCATCTTCGATACGGAAACCACCGGTCTCGATTCCCGCGAGGACCGCGTTATCGAGCTTGGCTGCATCGAGCTAGTCAATCGTTTCCCGACCGGCCGTACCTTCCACCACTACATCAATCCGCAAGGACGTCCGATTCATGCTGAGGCGCAGGCCGTTCATGGCATCAGCGCTGCCGATCTCGCGGGCAAGCCGACCTTCAGCGACATCGCCGAGGAGTTTCTCGCCTTCATCGACGGCGCGAAGCTGGTCGCCCATAATGCCACTTTCGATATCGGCTTCCTCAATGTCGAATTCAGCCGGCTTGGCCATCCTATTGTCGACCCCGGGCGTGTCGTCGACACACTAGCGCTGGCACGCCGCAGGCACCCGATGGGTCCCAATTCGCTGGATGCGCTGTGCCGGCGCTACGGTATCGACAATGCCCGTCGCACCAAGCACGGCGCGCTGCTCGATTCGGAATTGCTGGCCGAGGTCTATATCGAGCTTATCGGCGGCAAGCAGGCGGCGCTTGTTCTCGACAGTGCCACAGCGCCGGCCGCCGGAAGGAGAAACGTCGACGATATCGACATCATCATCGGCATCCGGCCGATAGCGCTATCAACTCGTCTGACCGATGCAGATCGTATAGCTCACGCGAGCATGGTCGGCACGCTCGGCGAAAAGGCGCTCTGGCTACGCGTCGCCCCGGAAGCGAGCTCTGTGGCACAGTGA
- the secB gene encoding protein-export chaperone SecB encodes MASKDDAPTGAASGNGNAAQPSLNVLAQYVKDLSFESPGAPNSLRGRDKAPGIAINVNVNANPLSDKQFDVNLTLNAKASFDQEVLFNVELVYGGVFAISGFPQEHMLPLLFIECPRLLFPFARQIIAEATRNGGFPPLMLDPIDFAQMFQQKLAEDQAAGKVKAS; translated from the coding sequence ATGGCCAGCAAAGACGACGCGCCGACCGGCGCAGCCAGTGGCAACGGCAACGCGGCGCAGCCTTCGCTCAACGTGCTCGCCCAATATGTGAAGGACCTTTCCTTCGAAAGCCCCGGGGCGCCGAACTCGCTGCGCGGCCGCGACAAGGCCCCCGGCATCGCCATCAACGTCAATGTCAACGCCAACCCGCTTTCGGACAAGCAGTTCGACGTCAATTTGACGCTGAACGCCAAGGCGTCCTTTGATCAGGAAGTGCTGTTCAACGTCGAGCTGGTCTATGGCGGCGTGTTCGCCATCAGCGGCTTCCCGCAGGAGCACATGCTGCCGCTCCTGTTCATCGAATGCCCGCGGCTGCTGTTCCCGTTCGCCAGGCAGATCATTGCCGAAGCAACGCGCAATGGGGGCTTCCCGCCCCTGATGCTCGACCCGATCGATTTCGCTCAGATGTTCCAGCAAAAGTTGGCCGAGGACCAGGCCGCCGGCAAGGTCAAGGCGAGCTGA
- a CDS encoding FxsA family protein, with product MRISLLPLFIIALPLLEIAGFVIVGRQVGALATVGLVLASSIAGALLLRHQGFGVMTRVRAEMDAGRDPSRQLAHGAMIVLAAILLIIPGFITDIFGILLFLPPVRDLAWRLLKGRIVLATDFSTGGFRARPRDKIIDLDDGDYSRDDDYRRGPDHNSPWRRLKDE from the coding sequence TTGCGTATTTCGCTGCTTCCCCTGTTCATCATCGCGCTTCCGCTTCTGGAGATCGCCGGTTTCGTCATTGTCGGCCGCCAGGTCGGCGCACTGGCGACGGTTGGCTTGGTGCTGGCTTCGAGCATAGCCGGTGCGCTATTGTTGCGGCACCAGGGTTTCGGCGTCATGACCCGGGTGCGTGCCGAAATGGACGCCGGACGCGATCCTAGCCGCCAGCTCGCGCATGGCGCCATGATCGTGCTGGCAGCGATCCTGCTCATCATTCCGGGCTTCATAACAGATATTTTCGGCATTCTGCTGTTCCTGCCGCCGGTCCGCGACCTTGCCTGGCGCCTGTTGAAAGGCCGCATCGTGCTGGCGACCGATTTCAGCACTGGCGGGTTCCGGGCGAGGCCGCGCGACAAGATCATCGATCTCGACGACGGCGACTATTCGCGCGACGACGATTACCGGCGCGGACCGGATCACAATTCTCCCTGGCGCCGCCTCAAGGACGAGTAG
- a CDS encoding Tim44/TimA family putative adaptor protein: MGFFDFGTIFFLVAAVVIFFQLRNVLGRRTGSERPPFDPYTAGRTREDAAQKSENVVSLPRKRAPGEPAVDAYAAIDAFAKPDTDLNKGLRTIKDNDPAFDPKTFVDGAKMAYEMIVMAYADGDRKTLKNLLSREVYDGFVAAIGDREAKSEKIQSSFVGIDKADIVSAEMKGGEAHITLRIVSELISATRDKAGAVIDGDPETVAEVKDVWTFARDTRSRDPNWKLVATEEED, from the coding sequence ATGGGATTCTTCGACTTCGGCACGATTTTCTTTCTGGTTGCGGCGGTTGTGATCTTTTTCCAGCTGCGCAATGTGCTCGGCCGCCGCACCGGCAGCGAACGTCCGCCCTTCGATCCCTATACGGCGGGCCGGACGCGCGAGGACGCTGCCCAGAAATCCGAGAACGTCGTCTCGCTGCCGCGCAAGCGAGCGCCGGGAGAGCCGGCAGTTGACGCCTACGCGGCGATCGACGCCTTCGCCAAGCCTGACACGGATCTCAACAAGGGCCTGCGCACGATCAAGGACAATGATCCGGCATTCGACCCGAAGACCTTCGTCGACGGCGCCAAGATGGCCTATGAGATGATCGTCATGGCCTATGCCGATGGCGACCGCAAGACGCTGAAGAACCTGTTGTCGCGCGAGGTCTATGACGGCTTTGTCGCGGCCATTGGCGACCGCGAGGCGAAATCGGAAAAGATCCAGTCTTCCTTCGTCGGCATCGACAAGGCCGACATCGTTTCCGCCGAGATGAAGGGCGGCGAGGCGCATATCACGCTGCGCATCGTCAGCGAACTGATTTCGGCGACGCGCGACAAGGCCGGCGCCGTCATTGACGGCGATCCTGAAACCGTCGCCGAGGTCAAGGACGTCTGGACCTTTGCCCGCGACACGCGCTCGCGCGACCCGAACTGGAAGCTCGTCGCCACCGAAGAAGAAGACTGA